CGCGCTGCGCGGCCATTTCAAAAGCTTGCGCGCTTCGGCGTCGCACGCACGATATCCCGTCGACGAAAGACCGATGGGCATGTCGACGGCAACGATGGCGGGCGGCGGCGCCCATGCAAGCAGCGCGGCAAACGAGCCGCAGATCCGTGTCTCGATCGCGCCCGTTCGAGCGTCCTGCCGGACCGCGTACCAGCCGCCCTTGCAGCCATCCACTCCTACCAAATCTGTCCTCTTGCGATCCATCATACGGTTCCCCGCCTAACGCCTTCCGAACCCGCGCGACGCGCTGTCCGATATTCGAAAGCACTTGTCTGAACGCCGTCGCACCGGTCAACTAGACTTGCCGTCATATGACAGATTCCGCAGGAGCGGCAATGAAAGCGATCCAGTTCAACTCTTTTGGCGGTCCCGAAGTTCTCGATTTCGTCGATCTGCCGACACCCGCCGGCGACGCCGGCAGCGCCATCGTGCAGGTAAAGGCGGCCTCGGTGAATCCGAGCGATGTGAAGAACCTGTCGGGCCATTTCGGCCACACGACCTTGCCGCGCATTCCCGGCCGCGACTTCAGCGGCGTCGTGGTTGACGGTCCTGCCGGGTGGGTCGGTGCAGAAGTATGGGGCACGGGCGGCGACATCGGCTTCACACGCGACGGCACGCATGCGCAGTTCATCAGGATTCCCGTCGGCGCACTGTCGCGCAAGCCGCGTGCGCTCACGCACGAGCAGGCTGCGGCAATCGGCGTGAACTTCGTGGTCGCGTGGCTCGGGGCGGTCGACTATGCCAAGCTGGTCGCGGGTGAAACCGTCGCCGTGATCGGCGCGAGCGGCGGCGTCGGTGGCGCGGTCGTGCAGATCGCGAAGTCGCGCCGCTGTCGGGTGATCGCGGTGGACCGCCGCGAGCCCGACGCGGACTCGCCCGCTGGCCGTCTGCTCGACCACTACGTGCCGCTCGACGAGCACGCCGCCGAACGTGTGAAGGCGCTTGGCGGCGCGGATGTCGTGTACGACGCCGTCGGCGGCGTAGCGTTCGAAACGGCGCTGAAGCTCGCGAAGTGGCGCGGCCGTGTCGTCGAAATCAGTGCGACGGGCAAGCGGCGCGTCGATTTCGATCTGATCGATTTCTATCACAACGAGACACAACTGTTCGGCGCGGACAGCGCCAAGCTCAGCGTGGCGGATTCCGCCCGTCTAATGACGGAACTGGCGGAGGTGTTCGACAGCGGCGCATTGCAGGCGCCGTTGATCGCGCAGACCTTCCCGCTCGACCAGGCGCGCGACGCCTATACAGCCGTCGCAAGCGGCACCCGCGGACGCATCGTCATCACGATGTGACGAACGCTTCACCGCGACCCTTAAGACGGATATGAAACCCTATATCTTGTCGCTGGCGGCGGGTGTCGTCGTCGGACTGCTCTACAACCTCGCCGACGTCAAATCGCCCGCGCCGCCCATCGTCGCGCTGGTCGGCCTCCTCGGCATGGTCACGGGCGAGCACGCAATCCCGATCGTGCGCTCGCTGCTCGCGCACGTGACGAGCTGACGTTACTGCATGCGTGCGTGCGCGCCGCTCATTTCGCGCGCGCGCTCAAGCAGCATTTCGCGTTCCCGCGCGTTGCGGGTCATCGACGCGGCGCGTTCGAACTCCGTGCGCGCTTCGGCGTTGCGGCCGAGCTTGGCGAGCAGATCGCCGCGCACGCTCGGCAGCCAGTGATAGTGCTTCAGCGAAGGCTCGCCAGCGAGTGCATCGACGAGTTCCAGCGCCGCCATCGGCCCATACGCCATGCCGACAGCAACCGCGCGGTTCAGATCGACGACGGGCGACGGCGCCACTTCCGCGAGCGCATCGTAAAGCGCGACGATCTGCGCCCAATCCGTGTCGGCCGCCGTGCGGGCGCGCGCGTGGCACGCGGCGAGCGCGGCCTGCAGCGTGTACGGACCGCTCATGCCGCCAAGCGCTTCGGAGCGCTCCAGCGCGGCCAGTCCACGCCGGATCAGAAGCGGGTCCCAACGGCTGCGGTCCTGATCGAGCAGCAGAACGGGCCGCCCTTGCGCATCGACACGCGCATGCGTGCGCGACGCCTGAATCTCCATCAGCGCAGCGAGCCCGTGCACTTCGCTTTCGTCGGGCATCAGCCCCGTCAGCACGCGGCCGAGGCGCAGCGCTTCCTCGCACAGCGCCGGGCGCATCCAGTCGTCGCCCGCCGTGGCCGAATAGCCTTCGTTAAAGATCAGATAGATCACTTCGAGCACCGACGCGAGCCGCACGGCGCGATCGTTCGCCTGCGGCACCTCGAACGGCACCTTCGCCGCCGACAGCGTCTTCTTGGCGCGCACGATGCGCTGGGCGATAGTCGGCTCCGGCACGAGAAACGCACGCGCGATTTCGTCCGTCGTCAGGCCGCCCAGCAGGCGCAGCGTGAGCGACACGCGTGCGTCCTTCGAAAGCACCGGGTGACAGGCGGTGAACACGAGCCGCAGCAGATCGTCGCCGATGTCGTCGGCGCGCGCGGCGTCGAGCGCGTCGACGAAATCGGGCACGATATGGGCCTCGCGTGCGTCCATGTCCGCGCCCAGTTCTTCGTGCTTGCGCGCGTGCAGCGCATCCTGACGCCAGCGGTCGAGCGCGCGGTTCTTCGCCGTCGCCATCAGCCACGCTCCGGGGTTGTCGGGCACGCCTGCGTCCGGCCACGTTTCGAGCGCAGCCACCAGCGCGTCCTGCGCGAGTTCCTCGGCCACGCCCACGTCGCGCACGATCCGCGCGACGTGGGCGATGACCTTCGCGGATTCGATCCGCCACACTGCCTCGATGGCACGATGCGTCGCAGCCGTCGTCACGGCCGGCCTCATCAGGTGGCGTCCGCCGCCGGCATCGCGGCGTTCGGATCCATGTACACGAGCTCCCAGATGTGCCCATCGATATCCTCGACGCTGCGCTCGTACATGAAGCCGTGATCCTGTGCCGGACGCGCCAACGCCCCGCCGGCGGCGAGCGCCTTGTCGGCGAGTTCGTCGACCTGCGCGCGGCTGTCGCACGAGAGGCAGATCAGCGCTTCTGTGCTCTCCTTCGGATTGCACAGCGTCTTTTTCGTGAAGGTCTGGAAAAAGTCCTTCGCGAGCAGCATCGCGTAGATGTTTTCGCCGATCACCATGCAGGCCGCCCGCTCGTTGGTGAACTTCGGTTCGAACGTGAAGCCGAGTTGAGAAAAGAAGGCCATGGATTGCTCCACACTGCCGACAGCCAGGTTCACATAAATCTGCTTGTGCATGATGGTTTTTCCGTTGAGTTCGGCGCTGCGCTGCCTGCCGCTGGCGACATCAGTGGTTCGCCCCTTCGATCTTGCGAAAGCGCTCCATCGACTGGCCAGGCTCGAAGTCGTCGAGGTCCATCATCTGACGCACTTCGATCTCGCCGTCCCCGTTTTCGCCGAACGGCGCGGGGAAGCGCCGCGACCATTCCATCGCTTCTTCGCGCGAACGCACCTGAATCACGGTGTAGCCTGCAATCAGCTCTTCGGTATCAGCGAACGGGCCCTCGGTCATGGTCTGTTCGCCGTTTGCATAGTGCACGCGCCAGCCCTTCGCACTGGATTGCAAGCCGGATGCATCGAGCAGCACGCCCGCCTTCTGCAAGGCTTCGTGGTACGTCGCCATCGATGCAAGCAGCGCTTGCGCCGGCTTCTTGCCGGCTTCGCTGTCCGCCGTGGCCTTCACCATGATGATGAATCGCATCGCCGTCTCTCCTCGTGATAAGGAAGCCCTGTGTCGGCTTCTCCATTGCACGACGAGCGGCGCGCAGTCAGATCGACATAGAGTGCCGCCAGGGAAAACCCCTGTCGAGTAGAAACTCAGTATTCATAGCACGGCGCGACCTTGCGGATTTCGATCGTGCACCACTCGGCGGCCGGGCATTGCTCGGCGAGTGCGAACGCCTCTTCGTAGGTATCGACATTCAGCAGGAAGAAGCCGCCGATCATTTCCTTCGCTTCGGCAAACGGGCCGTCGATCAGGCGAGTCTGTCCGTCGCGCTTTTCGAGGCGCACACCCTTCTTGACGGTCGACAGCGACTCCGCGGCGATCAGTTGTCCGCGCGACTGCAGCTTCGCGCGATATTTCAGCATGCGGTCGTAAACAGCGCGGCCCGCGACTTCGCCGCGTTCCTGACGTTGTTCGGTGGGTTCGACGATCAGCAGCATGTAAGACATGGGGACTCCGTGTTCCGGTTGTCGGGGCCGCCGGGTTCGAGGAATGCCGTACTTCGTGAGTCGGGTGGCGCGGCGGGCGATGCCGGCAACGGTTGGTCTGCCGGCGAAGGCAGTCTAGCAAAGTGGCAACGCCGACGGGAAAGCTGTGCTGGCCGAATGGGCATTCCGCTGGCGGAAACGGCACAACGGCTGCTCCCCGATTAACGCCTTTTGTTTCCGTCAAATAGTGTTGCAGCATTCTCCTGCATCAAATTTAAGAAACGATCTTGCTTTCCAAGCTCATCGGATTCGCCATTCAGAAAATCACAATTTGTTAATTTTTAAATTATTTGTCGATCTCCAGCGATCCAATTGATATAAAAAAGTTCACCTGGAAATTTGATCTGTGACACACTTTATTTGCATTGCTTCTTAGCCTTGACCGCCGTTCATATGGCCGGCAAGGCCGCTTTGGGACTACCTGTCGCGATCGACGCTTCACAGCTTTCCGCCGAGGCTTATCTCAAATAAATCCTTGTCGTTTTTTCGTTGCCATATCACAACGCCAACATTTATACCAATAAAAATAATTGCCCGCTGCCGAATTAAAATACAAATCAAATCAATCCCTTATCCCTTATATCGACTTTTCTTTCCCTTTCGGAAATAAACCATTTCCAGATCGAATATCAATCGATAGTTAGGGTGCCTTTCTATACTTGCGCCTCCCCCAAACAGGGCAAGTTGAGTTGTCTTGCTTCGTACAGGACGTGGCATGCATCGCAGTCCGTTTGTATTCAAGCCTCGTATTGCCCCTTGAACTGAAGGAAGCACACATGAAGAAGATTCTGATCGCGACGGCAGTGGCTGCCTCGTTCGCCTCGGTCGCCCACGCACAAAGCAGCGTCACGCTGTACGGTACGCTGGACGCAGGCATCACGTACACCAGCAACGTCGGCGGCAACGCACAATGGGCGCTCGGCAGCGGCACCATCGACGAAAACCGCTTTGGCCTGCGCGGCGTCGAAGACCTCGGCGGCGGTCTGAAGACGATCTTCACGTTGGAGCAAGGCTTCGACTTGAACAACGGCTCGCAAGCAAGCGCGGGCAAGATGTTCTCGCGCCAGGCATTCGTCGGTCTGTCGAGCGACGCCGGCACGGTCACGCTGGGCCGTCAGTACGACGCAGTGCATGACTTCCTCGCGCCCGTGACGGCGGTTGGCAGCTGGGGCGGCAGCAACTTCGCGCACCTGGGCAATCTGGACATGCTGGACGACAACAGCGCCATCCCGACCAATAACGCGATCAAGTTCACGAGCGCGAACTACGCCGGCTTCTCGTTCGGCGGCACGTATGGCTTCTCGAACAGCTCGAGCTTCGCCGCCAATCGCGAATACAGCTTCGGGGCGGGCTATCAGAACGCTGGTCTGCGCGTCGGTGCCGGCTATCAGCAGCGCAACAGCCCGAACGTGAACAGCAAGGGCGCTTCGGATCTGGTCGACCTGTCCGGCCTCGTCGATGTGCCGTCGGACGTGTCGTTCCGCCAGCGTTCGTTCGGTGCCGGTGCAAGCTACGCATTCGGTCCGGCCGTCATGGGCCTTGCATGGACGCAAGCGCGCTTCGACAACTTCACGGGTTCGACGGCATCGCTGCATACGAACAACTACGAGGTGAACGCCAAGTACAACCTGACACCGGCTCTCGGCCTGGGCATCGCGTACACGTACACGAACGGCGCTGCGGGCGACTTCCACTTCCACGCTAACCAGGTTGGTCTGCAAGGCGACTACGCGCTGTCGAAGCGCACGGACATCTACGCACAAGGCGCGTACATGCTGACCAGCTCGCCGCATGGCGACCTGATCCCGGCCGTCATCGACAACGGCAGCGCCACGGGCGTGTCGTCGTCGCGCCGTCAGACGGTGGCATCGGTCGGTCTGCGTCACCGCTTCTAATCGCGCTTTTAATCGACACGACGCGCGGCGGCCCGATGCAAACGATCGATCCGCCGTAAGCTCGGGCCCGCGAGGCGACCACGACGCCCCTACGTTCTTCAGAACGTAGGGGCGTCGTCCATTGATAACGCCGTAGAAGCAGCGCAGCGCAAAGTATCACGCCATCCGCTTCAATTCCTTCTGCAAACGGTCGAAGTTCTCTTCGTTCGCCTTGACGGCAAATGTCTTGACCTGCGCGCACACGGCTGGCGTCTCGAACAGCATGCGAAACGTAATGCGCGTCTGGGCGTCGCTCAGCGCATCGAAAGTCGCGGTTACGCGAAAGTAAGGCCCAGATACATGATCGAACACGATCCGCTCGGGCGCGACGATCTCGACGAATACACTGTGGTTCCTGTAATCGACGCCATCCGGACCGTGCATCACGAAGCGCCAGTTGCCGCCGGGGCGCAGATCGAATTCGTGGAAGGAATTGGTGAAGCCCTTGGGGCCCCACCAGTGCGCGAGATGCGCCGGGTCCGTCCAGGCGCCGAACACGAGATCGCGCGGAAAATCGAACACGCGCGTCGACACGATTTGCAGATCCGCGATCGGCGGAATTGCGTCGCCATCCTCGGACATGAGACAGCCTCCTTCGAACAATACGCTGCATCAGCCCGAAGCCGGGCGACATCTCAAGCATAGTGCATTGTCGAAGTGTCGAACGTGCGCGGCACGCGACGTACTGACGGCACCGAACGTCGGAACGCCTGAAGGTCCGATCAATCACGGCAAGACGCAGCGCAACGCTGCGTCAAGCGTCAGATGGCAACCGACTCCGCGGACGGCTCGATCGGGATTACCCGCCGCGCCGCCGGCGCGCCGCGCTCGCGCAGCAGATCGCGCAGTTCGTTGATCACGGGGAAGACTTCGTGATTCCAGTCTGCCCCTTGCGCGTCGTGCGCTTCCTGCTCGCGTTCGACGATCCAACGGTCCTCCGCGAAGATGCGCTCGGTAAACCACACCAGCAGCGGCCATGCAAGGTCGAGCAAGGCACCGATCTTCGGCCGCTTGATGGACAGCAGGCCGAAGGTGCGATTGGTGCGCTGCTCGCGATCGAGCGGCACATAGCAGATCCACAGGTCCATCACGCGCGTCCCGTCCGACGTGTGAATCTGTAGCGTCTGAAACGGATATTGCGTGCGGATCGTCATCACGTCCTTGTGATCTTCCCTCGTGCTGTTGCGGCTCTGCCCGAACACGAGCGCTTCGCCGATCGGCTGCTGACCCGCTTCGCGCGCAAATGTGTAGTCGACTTCGACCCAGTCGTCGCCGCGACGCCGGCCTAGCGAACGCGCGCGCATCTTGCCCATCTGCTTGCGATGCAGGAACTGATGGTTCATGTCCATCAGGTTTTCGTGCATGAACGAGTAATGGCAAGCCACCTCGCGGCCGAAACGGCGCGTCTTATACGCCTTGTTCGCGACGGAGCCGAGTGGCGGCAGCGGCGTCGTTTCGGCGAGCTCGGCCTTGCCCGGAAAGACGAAAATCAGCCCTTCCGATTCACAGCACGGATACGCTCGCACACCATTCGGCAGGCGCTCGCGTCCCAGATATGGCACATCGATGCATTTGCCCGAGCAGTCATACGTCCAGCCGTGATAGCCGCAGCGGATCGCCTCGCCGTCCACTACGCCCCCGCTCAGCGGCACCTGCCGATGCGCGCAGCGATCCTCCAGCGCGATCACCTTGCCCGACTCGGTCCGTGCCAGCACGATCGGCTCGCCGGCAAAGCGCACGGCGTGCGTCTTGCCGCGCTTCACTTCGCGCGACCACGCGAGGGGATACCAGTGATCGGGATGGATGTCGACGCGGCGCAGATCGCGCACGCCGTGTTTGGCGGTGTTATCGACGGAACTGCTGTCCAACGGAGCGACTACATGCATGAACGAGGCCTCCCGGGTACAACGGTCGACTGGTCGCGGGGACGAGCCGGTGTGATAGTTGATAAACCGATGTCCCTTAAAGTCTACTAGAAGTCGCCGCCGGGAATCATGAGGACTGACCGCAGGTAGCGTGCCGGTAGACGTTACCGGATTGACCGCTTGTCCGTCCGTATCAGGCAAAACGAAGGGCGGCGCCGAAGCGCCGCCCTTATGTTCGGTGCGACGGCAACGCGCTCAACGACGCGATACATCGCCCGCGCCAACGACGCTCAACGCGTGGCCCGCGTCGCGCCGACGAGACCCGACCGATGCTGCCTGCCCCACGTCTTTCCGCCGCGTAGAAATTGCAGCCAGCCGAGCGCCGCGCCCGTGTGGCGTAGCAATTGGAAAGTGAACGGCTCGGCAATCGCGGCAGCCACGGCCATCGACAGACTCGTGCCGCGCGTGAGCCCGGTCCAGCGGCGATACAGATGGACGCTCCACACGTAGAACGCGAGGTCGATTGCCGTCTTCAGTCCGATCACACTGAAAATCGACACGACGATCGCCCCGTGTCCGCCGAGCACGAAGCCGAGCAGCAGCGCGAAGGCGGTCAGGCCGTAGACGGGCTGCATCGTGTCGAATGCCTTGACGGGCAGCATCAGCCGGCCGAGCGTGCCGTAACGCGCATTGCCCGTCATGTCGCGGTTCCAGTACTGGGTTTGCAGAAAGCCCGCGAACCAGCGGCGGCGTTGGCGCAGGAACGCGCCGAGCGTCGCGGGCGCTTCCGTCTGCGCGTGCGCGTCGCCGATCACA
This Paraburkholderia phymatum STM815 DNA region includes the following protein-coding sequences:
- a CDS encoding YciI family protein, with translation MRFIIMVKATADSEAGKKPAQALLASMATYHEALQKAGVLLDASGLQSSAKGWRVHYANGEQTMTEGPFADTEELIAGYTVIQVRSREEAMEWSRRFPAPFGENGDGEIEVRQMMDLDDFEPGQSMERFRKIEGANH
- a CDS encoding VOC family protein; the encoded protein is MHKQIYVNLAVGSVEQSMAFFSQLGFTFEPKFTNERAACMVIGENIYAMLLAKDFFQTFTKKTLCNPKESTEALICLSCDSRAQVDELADKALAAGGALARPAQDHGFMYERSVEDIDGHIWELVYMDPNAAMPAADAT
- a CDS encoding DUF1427 family protein; amino-acid sequence: MKPYILSLAAGVVVGLLYNLADVKSPAPPIVALVGLLGMVTGEHAIPIVRSLLAHVTS
- a CDS encoding YciI family protein; amino-acid sequence: MSYMLLIVEPTEQRQERGEVAGRAVYDRMLKYRAKLQSRGQLIAAESLSTVKKGVRLEKRDGQTRLIDGPFAEAKEMIGGFFLLNVDTYEEAFALAEQCPAAEWCTIEIRKVAPCYEY
- a CDS encoding quinone oxidoreductase family protein, whose translation is MKAIQFNSFGGPEVLDFVDLPTPAGDAGSAIVQVKAASVNPSDVKNLSGHFGHTTLPRIPGRDFSGVVVDGPAGWVGAEVWGTGGDIGFTRDGTHAQFIRIPVGALSRKPRALTHEQAAAIGVNFVVAWLGAVDYAKLVAGETVAVIGASGGVGGAVVQIAKSRRCRVIAVDRREPDADSPAGRLLDHYVPLDEHAAERVKALGGADVVYDAVGGVAFETALKLAKWRGRVVEISATGKRRVDFDLIDFYHNETQLFGADSAKLSVADSARLMTELAEVFDSGALQAPLIAQTFPLDQARDAYTAVASGTRGRIVITM
- a CDS encoding aromatic ring-hydroxylating oxygenase subunit alpha, whose amino-acid sequence is MHVVAPLDSSSVDNTAKHGVRDLRRVDIHPDHWYPLAWSREVKRGKTHAVRFAGEPIVLARTESGKVIALEDRCAHRQVPLSGGVVDGEAIRCGYHGWTYDCSGKCIDVPYLGRERLPNGVRAYPCCESEGLIFVFPGKAELAETTPLPPLGSVANKAYKTRRFGREVACHYSFMHENLMDMNHQFLHRKQMGKMRARSLGRRRGDDWVEVDYTFAREAGQQPIGEALVFGQSRNSTREDHKDVMTIRTQYPFQTLQIHTSDGTRVMDLWICYVPLDREQRTNRTFGLLSIKRPKIGALLDLAWPLLVWFTERIFAEDRWIVEREQEAHDAQGADWNHEVFPVINELRDLLRERGAPAARRVIPIEPSAESVAI
- a CDS encoding SRPBCC family protein, producing the protein MSEDGDAIPPIADLQIVSTRVFDFPRDLVFGAWTDPAHLAHWWGPKGFTNSFHEFDLRPGGNWRFVMHGPDGVDYRNHSVFVEIVAPERIVFDHVSGPYFRVTATFDALSDAQTRITFRMLFETPAVCAQVKTFAVKANEENFDRLQKELKRMA
- a CDS encoding porin, encoding MKKILIATAVAASFASVAHAQSSVTLYGTLDAGITYTSNVGGNAQWALGSGTIDENRFGLRGVEDLGGGLKTIFTLEQGFDLNNGSQASAGKMFSRQAFVGLSSDAGTVTLGRQYDAVHDFLAPVTAVGSWGGSNFAHLGNLDMLDDNSAIPTNNAIKFTSANYAGFSFGGTYGFSNSSSFAANREYSFGAGYQNAGLRVGAGYQQRNSPNVNSKGASDLVDLSGLVDVPSDVSFRQRSFGAGASYAFGPAVMGLAWTQARFDNFTGSTASLHTNNYEVNAKYNLTPALGLGIAYTYTNGAAGDFHFHANQVGLQGDYALSKRTDIYAQGAYMLTSSPHGDLIPAVIDNGSATGVSSSRRQTVASVGLRHRF
- a CDS encoding RNA polymerase sigma factor; protein product: MTTAATHRAIEAVWRIESAKVIAHVARIVRDVGVAEELAQDALVAALETWPDAGVPDNPGAWLMATAKNRALDRWRQDALHARKHEELGADMDAREAHIVPDFVDALDAARADDIGDDLLRLVFTACHPVLSKDARVSLTLRLLGGLTTDEIARAFLVPEPTIAQRIVRAKKTLSAAKVPFEVPQANDRAVRLASVLEVIYLIFNEGYSATAGDDWMRPALCEEALRLGRVLTGLMPDESEVHGLAALMEIQASRTHARVDAQGRPVLLLDQDRSRWDPLLIRRGLAALERSEALGGMSGPYTLQAALAACHARARTAADTDWAQIVALYDALAEVAPSPVVDLNRAVAVGMAYGPMAALELVDALAGEPSLKHYHWLPSVRGDLLAKLGRNAEARTEFERAASMTRNAREREMLLERAREMSGAHARMQ